The following coding sequences are from one Salmo trutta chromosome 36, fSalTru1.1, whole genome shotgun sequence window:
- the LOC115176308 gene encoding gap junction beta-3 protein-like yields the protein MDWKTFEALLSGVNKYSTAFGRIWLAVVFVFRVMVFVVAAERVWSDDQKDFDCNTRQPGCANACYDHFFPVSHTRIWALQLIFVTCPTFMVVMHVAYREERERKYRIAHGENARLYDNTGQKHGGLWWTYLLSLFFKTAIEVAFLYLLHLIYNNFDLPRRVICDLWPCPNQVDCYIGRPTEKRVFTYFMVGASAVCIVLNVCEIFYLIAIRLLRISHRGSLHTSPNIRCSELDCDGCQTLAETAEYQECNEANLAMEKKSTSIF from the coding sequence ATGGACTGGAAGACGTTCGAGGCGCTGCTTAGCGGGGTCAATAAATACTCTACCGCGTTTGGACGTATCTGGCTCGCGGTGGTCTTTGTGTTTCGCGTCATGGTCTTTGTCGTGGCCGCAGAACGCGTCTGGAGTGACGACCAGAAAGACTTTGACTGCAACACTCGCCAACCTGGCTGCGCCAATGCCTGTTACGACCACTTCTTTCCTGTCTCCCACACCAGGATCTGGGCACTCCAGCTCATCTTCGTCACCTGTCCCACCTTCATGGTCGTGATGCACGTGGCGTACCGTGAGGAACGCGAACGCAAGTACCGCATCGCACACGGTGAGAACGCCCGTCTCTACGACAACACAGGACAGAAGCACGGAGGACTCTGGTGGACATATCTCCTCAGCCTCTTCTTCAAAACGGCCATCGAGGTGGCGttcctctacctcctccatcTCATCTACAACAACTTTGACCTGCCGCGCCGCGTCATTTGCGACCTTTGGCCTTGTCCTAACCAGGTGGATTGCTACATCGGTCGGCCCACGGAGAAGAGGGTGTTTACCTACTTCATGGTAGGGGCGTCGGCTGTGTGTATAGTGCTCAACGTGTGTGAGATCTTTTACCTGATAGCCATCCGGTTGCTGAGGATCAGTCATCGGGGAAGCCTCCATACGTCGCCCAACATTAGATGCTCTGAGCTGGACTGTGATGGGTGTCAGACGCTGGCGGAGACAGCAGAGTACCAGGAGTGCAATGAGGCCAACTTAGCCATGGAGAAGAAAAGTACATCTATATTTTGA